In Fusarium fujikuroi IMI 58289 draft genome, chromosome FFUJ_chr08, one genomic interval encodes:
- a CDS encoding related to GNAT family acetyltransferase produces MDYSTKDIANAYQSKRLEYVRADKTDENFKKIALTILQDPVIQALSAPTMLLPKGPKEVDSYIDSVVNSLLGVAIYLRDDVGGDKTEDKDKKPPTIIGVMCIGWGGISPTVSHHRTAEIGISLVKEHQGKGYGREAINWMVDWGFRHAGLHTIGMTTTDYNPRGVYLYENIGFKLEGRRRQTVWMNRKWYDLIEFGMTEDEWESLRGLDTEQT; encoded by the coding sequence ATGGACTACTCAACAAAAGACATCGCCAATGCTTACCAGTCAAAGCGACTCGAGTATGTCCGAGCCGACAAGACCGATGaaaactttaaaaagattgCTCTCACCATCCTTCAAGATCCTGTCATCCAGGCCCTTTCAGCACCCACCATGCTCTTGCCAAAGGGGCCAAAGGAGGTCGACTCATACATAGACTCGGTTGTCAACTCTTTGCTCGGTGTCGCGATATACCTCAGAGATGATGTCGGCGGCGACAAGACagaagacaaggacaagaagcctCCGACTATCATTGGCGTCATGTGCATCGGCTGGGGAGGCATCTCACCCACAGTTTCCCATCATCGAACTGCCGAGATTGGTATCTCTCTTGTCAAAGAGCATCAGGGCAAGGGCTACGGAAGAGAAGCCATCAACTGGATGGTAGACTGGGGCTTCCGACACGCTGGTCTGCATACAATCGGTATGACTACTACCGATTATAACCCTCGAGGAGTGTATCTTTACGAGAATATTGGTTTCAAGCTGGAAGGCAGAAGGCGGCAGACAGTTTGGATGAATCGCAAGTGGTACGATCTGATCGAGTTTGGAATGACGGAAGACGAATGGGAATCACTTCGGGGTCTTGATACGGAACAAACATAA
- a CDS encoding related to monocarboxylate transporter, translated as MADQDNFIRLQDQALSDSGNNMDQEEKTVSGDPLDLSPAPDGGLQAWLVAAGSACIFFSCLGFANSFGVLQEYYMTHQLQGHSEDAIAWIGSISTFIQFAVGALSGPMFDRYGSWVLRPAAVTYVFATMMTSLCTEYWHFMLAQGILMGTAMAFLQIPAFAAVSQYFDKKRAAAFGIAVSGSSIGGVVFPIALSKMLNDSSLGFGWSIRIMGFVMIPIMSFSCMAVRPRLPSRKTSFFLAEPFKDPLYLLVIGSLFFLFIGMFAPLFFIPTYAVSRGVNPTLASYLLAITNAASTFGRIIPGVLADKYGRLNMYSLGGLCTGVVILCMNEAKSTAALVVYALVFGFCSGTIISGVSAAFTLVSKDPRNNGTYMGMGLAVSSLAALIGPPVNGVLVSKYGGFLQVSVFSGVMCLFGGCLATVAKMWTEKGILGRI; from the exons ATGGCCGATCAGGACAACTTCATCAGGCTTCAGGACCAGGCACTTTCTGATTCCGGTAACAATATGgaccaagaagagaagacagtATCAGGTGACCCTCTTGATCTTTCGCCTGCTCCTGATGGAGGTCTCCAGGCATGGCTGGTAGCAGCTGGATCAGCTTGTATCTTCTTCTCATGTCTTGGTTTCGCCAACTCGTTCGGAGTTCTACAAGAATACTACATGACTCACCAACTTCAAGGACATTCAGAAGATGCAATAGCCTGGATTGGATCCATCTCGACCTTTATTCAGTTCGCTGTTGGAGCTTTGAGTGGTCCCATGTTTGATCGTTATGGATCTTGG GTCCTTCGCCCAGCCGCCGTTACGTACGTATTCGCGACCATGATGACGAGCCTGTGTACTGAATACTGGCATTTCATGCTTGCTCAAGGTATTCTCATGGGCACTGCAATGGCTTTCCTCCAGATCCCCGCTTTCGCTGCCGTTTCCCAATACTTTGACAAGAAAAGAGCCGCTGCTTTCGGGATAGCCGTCTCAGGCTCCTCTATCGGCGGAGTTGTCTTTCCGATCGCATTGTCAAAGATGTTGAACGACTCTTCTCTTGGCTTCGGCTGGTCCATCCGCATCATGGGCTTCGTCATGATACCTATCATGTCCTTCTCATGCATGGCAGTCAGACCCCGGCTGCCAAGCAGAAAGACGTCGTTCTTTCTTGCTGAGCCTTTCAAAGATCCTTTGTATTTGCTTGTCATAGGATCCctattctttctcttcatcggcaTGTTTGCTccgctcttcttcatcccgaCTTATGCAGTCTCACGAGGCGTGAACCCCACGCTGGCGTCATATCTACTCGCCATCACGAACGCTGCGTCAACCTTTGGTCGCATCATCCCGGGAGTTCTGGCAGACAAATATGGCCGTCTGAACATGTACTCTCTCGGAGGACTGTGCACCGGGGTTGTTATTCTCTGTATGAACGAAGCAAAGTCCACAGCAGCCTTGGTGGTTTATGCTCTGGTTTTTGGTTTCTGCTCTGGAACAATCATCTCCGGCGTGTCAGCAGCCTTCACTCTCGTATCAAAGGACCCGAGAAACAACGGGACTTATATGGGAATGGGACTGGCTGTGAGCTCTCTTGCAGCTTTGATCGGTCCGCCTGTCAACGGTGTTCTTGTGAGCAAGTATGGGGGTTTCCTGCAGGTCTCTGTTTTCAGTGGTGTCATGTGCTTATTTGGTGGATGCCTAGCTACTGTGGCCAAGATGTGGACAGAGAAGGGGATCCTTGGTAGGATCTGA